A window of the Euzebya pacifica genome harbors these coding sequences:
- a CDS encoding SRPBCC family protein, protein MTTVRTNDTNIIVDEEVPLVRIVREFDAPPAKVFAAHTDPALVVRWLGPRGMAMTLDTWDCRRGGEYRYVHEMGGEEYAFHGCFHEVRADERIVQTFTYEGMPDSVALETLTLEALPGGRTRLTGTSLVDSFEDRDAFVASGMEQGVREGYEKLDEVLLAP, encoded by the coding sequence GTGACCACCGTCCGTACCAACGACACCAACATCATCGTCGACGAGGAGGTCCCGCTCGTCCGGATCGTCCGCGAGTTCGACGCCCCGCCGGCGAAGGTCTTCGCCGCACACACCGACCCGGCGCTGGTCGTCCGCTGGCTGGGCCCCCGGGGCATGGCGATGACCCTCGACACCTGGGACTGCCGTCGGGGAGGGGAGTACCGCTACGTCCACGAGATGGGCGGTGAGGAGTACGCCTTCCACGGCTGCTTCCACGAGGTGCGCGCCGACGAGCGGATCGTGCAGACGTTCACCTACGAGGGCATGCCCGACAGCGTGGCGCTGGAGACGCTGACGCTGGAGGCGCTGCCGGGGGGACGGACCCGCCTGACGGGCACGTCGTTGGTGGATTCCTTCGAGGACCGCGACGCCTTCGTCGCCTCCGGCATGGAGCAGGGCGTGCGGGAGGGCTACGAGAAGCTCGACGAGGTGCTCCTCGCGCCGTAG
- a CDS encoding ArsR/SmtB family transcription factor has protein sequence MAADPLSKVFAALADPTRRDMVARLTDADATVNELAEPYDMTVQAISKHVKVLEDAGLVRRSRDAQRRPVHLEAEVFDLMTKWIERYRRQAEERYRRLDDLLAEMPDPPPAHDLPETPAQGETQ, from the coding sequence GTGGCGGCAGACCCGCTGTCGAAGGTGTTCGCCGCGTTGGCTGACCCGACCAGACGGGACATGGTCGCCCGCTTGACCGACGCCGACGCGACCGTCAACGAGCTGGCCGAGCCCTACGACATGACCGTCCAGGCCATCTCCAAGCACGTGAAGGTGCTGGAGGACGCCGGTCTGGTCCGACGAAGCCGCGACGCGCAGCGCCGCCCGGTGCATCTGGAGGCGGAGGTGTTCGACCTGATGACCAAGTGGATCGAGCGCTACCGCCGACAGGCCGAGGAGCGCTACCGCCGGCTCGACGACCTCCTCGCCGAGATGCCCGATCCACCCCCTGCCCACGACCTGCCAGAAACCCCCGCCCAAGGAGAGACCCAGTGA